From a single Arthrobacter sp. SLBN-112 genomic region:
- the rplA gene encoding 50S ribosomal protein L1 codes for MAKRSKAYEAAAAKIDAEKHYAPFEAVTLAKDTNPSKFDATVEVAFRLGVDPRKADQMVRGTVNLPHGTGKTARVLVFATGDKAEAAIAAGADFVGSDDLIEKIAAGWTDFDAAVATPDLMGKVGRLGKVLGPRNLMPNPKTGTVTPDVTKAVNDIKGGKIDFRVDKHSNLHFIIGKVSFDAVKLAENYAAALEEVLRLKPSASKGRYIQKATVATTFGPGISVDPNVTKVLTDA; via the coding sequence ATGGCAAAGCGCAGCAAAGCATATGAGGCAGCAGCCGCCAAGATCGACGCGGAGAAGCACTACGCACCGTTCGAGGCAGTAACGCTGGCCAAGGACACCAACCCGTCCAAGTTCGACGCCACCGTTGAGGTTGCTTTCCGCCTCGGCGTCGACCCCCGCAAGGCTGACCAGATGGTCCGCGGCACCGTCAACCTGCCCCACGGCACCGGTAAGACCGCCCGCGTCCTGGTCTTCGCCACGGGCGACAAGGCTGAAGCTGCAATCGCAGCCGGCGCCGACTTCGTTGGCTCCGACGACCTGATCGAAAAGATCGCCGCCGGCTGGACCGACTTCGACGCCGCCGTTGCCACCCCTGACCTCATGGGCAAGGTTGGCCGCCTCGGTAAGGTCCTGGGTCCGCGTAACCTGATGCCGAACCCGAAGACGGGCACCGTGACCCCCGACGTCACCAAGGCCGTCAACGACATCAAGGGTGGAAAGATCGACTTCCGCGTCGACAAGCACTCCAACCTGCACTTCATCATCGGCAAGGTTTCCTTCGATGCCGTGAAGCTGGCTGAGAACTACGCAGCGGCACTGGAAGAGGTCCTTCGCCTCAAGCCGTCCGCTTCCAAGGGCCGCTACATCCAGAAGGCCACCGTGGCCACCACGTTCGGCCCGGGCATCTCCGTTGACCCCAACGTCACCAAGGTGCTCACCGACGCATAG
- a CDS encoding GNAT family N-acetyltransferase codes for MAIDVKIEQLWIPDSLDTPDAADFLAAVEVGRKVRMQTWGSDDLAYGPLEKLLEFADPYERQLILVAKVDGVIVGTVDIALPLTDHLDLAELTLDILPEFQRQGVGRRLLEAAEQLARGEGRTMILVDTNHPGASLHEFEKAQLVPGSGQGFVPLESREVEFAQKTGYTLQHIEQFSSCLLPLDTKLVADLQAEADEANNGRYRLHHWTDRCPERWLEAVAVLENQAGAELDPSLDAPVEQEMVFDGGLLREAEDVAIAQGRRTVVTAVEHIATGALVGLTTITVLAHRADVVFQDDTLVLQEHRGNKLGLLIKVANMERLSEQFPDARIIYTWNAPENRYLLTVNRQLGFQTAGVTGIWQKELPTLRTSTS; via the coding sequence ATGGCAATAGACGTAAAGATCGAGCAGCTATGGATCCCCGACTCACTGGACACCCCCGACGCAGCGGACTTCCTCGCCGCCGTCGAAGTGGGCCGCAAGGTGCGGATGCAAACGTGGGGCAGCGACGACCTCGCCTACGGTCCGCTGGAGAAGCTGCTCGAGTTCGCGGACCCCTATGAGCGCCAGCTGATCCTCGTGGCCAAAGTGGACGGCGTCATCGTCGGAACGGTCGACATTGCGCTGCCGCTGACAGACCACCTGGACCTCGCCGAGCTCACCTTGGACATCCTGCCCGAGTTTCAGCGGCAGGGCGTGGGCCGGCGGCTCCTCGAGGCCGCCGAACAGCTGGCCAGGGGGGAAGGCCGCACCATGATCCTGGTGGACACCAACCATCCCGGCGCATCCCTGCACGAGTTTGAAAAAGCCCAGCTGGTCCCCGGCTCCGGCCAGGGGTTCGTGCCGCTGGAAAGCCGCGAAGTGGAGTTCGCCCAGAAGACCGGATACACGCTTCAGCACATTGAACAGTTCAGTTCCTGCCTGCTGCCCCTGGATACCAAGCTCGTGGCCGACCTCCAGGCAGAGGCCGATGAAGCGAACAATGGACGGTACCGGCTGCACCACTGGACCGACCGCTGCCCGGAACGCTGGCTGGAGGCCGTTGCCGTGCTGGAAAACCAGGCGGGGGCAGAACTTGACCCGTCGCTGGACGCGCCCGTTGAGCAGGAGATGGTGTTCGACGGCGGTCTGTTGCGGGAAGCGGAGGACGTCGCCATCGCGCAGGGCCGCAGAACGGTGGTCACCGCCGTCGAGCACATCGCCACGGGAGCGCTGGTGGGCCTGACCACCATCACGGTGCTGGCGCACCGCGCCGACGTCGTGTTCCAGGACGATACCCTGGTGCTGCAGGAACACCGCGGCAACAAACTGGGCCTGCTGATCAAGGTGGCCAACATGGAGCGGCTCAGTGAGCAGTTCCCGGACGCGCGCATCATTTACACCTGGAACGCCCCGGAGAACCGCTACCTTCTGACCGTCAACCGGCAACTCGGATTCCAAACGGCCGGCGTGACCGGGATCTGGCAAAAAGAGCTTCCCACGCTGCGTACCAGCACCAGCTGA
- a CDS encoding acetyl-CoA C-acetyltransferase, with protein MGNSPDSNDVVILGAARTPQGRINGQLSSLTAVDLGAHAIRAALESSGVDAGDVEAVIMGQVLQAGAGQNPARQSAVGAGIGWNVPSVTVNKVCLSGLTAVIDAARMIRAGEAAVVVAGGQESMSRAPHLLPGSRQGWTYGSIQALDAAAHDGLTDAFDGESMGLSTETRNLTLGIDRTSQDNVAAQSHQRAALAAKNGTFDGEIAPISVKQRKGEPLVVDTDEGVRPNTSVESLAGLRAAFVTDGTITAGNSSPLSDGAAALVLASRGYAEEHGLEYLAVVGKSGQVAGPDNSLHSQPSNAIMNALGKAGWSTADLDFIEINEAFGSVAVQSLKDLDYSLEKCNIHGGAIALGHPIGASGARLAAHAAHELKRRGTGKAAVSLCGGGGQGEALLLYRD; from the coding sequence ATGGGCAACTCTCCTGACAGCAATGACGTTGTCATCCTTGGGGCAGCGCGGACTCCGCAGGGCCGGATCAACGGCCAACTCTCCAGCCTCACAGCAGTGGACCTCGGCGCCCACGCCATCAGGGCCGCCCTGGAATCCAGCGGCGTGGACGCCGGTGACGTGGAGGCCGTGATCATGGGCCAGGTGCTGCAGGCAGGTGCGGGGCAGAATCCCGCGCGGCAGAGCGCCGTCGGCGCCGGCATCGGATGGAACGTTCCCTCGGTGACGGTCAACAAGGTGTGCCTGTCCGGCCTGACTGCGGTGATCGACGCCGCGCGGATGATCCGCGCCGGCGAGGCCGCCGTGGTGGTGGCAGGCGGCCAGGAATCCATGAGCCGCGCGCCGCACCTGCTCCCGGGTTCCCGCCAGGGGTGGACGTACGGCTCCATCCAGGCGCTGGACGCTGCCGCCCACGACGGGCTGACCGACGCCTTTGACGGAGAGTCCATGGGCCTGTCCACCGAGACCCGCAACCTCACGCTGGGCATCGACCGCACCTCCCAGGACAATGTTGCGGCCCAGTCCCACCAGCGCGCGGCGCTGGCGGCAAAGAACGGAACATTCGACGGCGAGATCGCACCTATCAGCGTCAAGCAGCGTAAAGGTGAGCCCTTGGTGGTGGATACCGATGAAGGGGTCCGCCCCAATACGTCGGTGGAGTCACTGGCGGGCCTGCGGGCTGCCTTTGTTACCGACGGGACCATCACCGCCGGCAACTCCTCTCCCTTGTCCGACGGCGCAGCCGCCCTGGTGCTCGCATCCCGCGGCTATGCGGAGGAGCACGGGCTGGAGTACCTGGCCGTAGTGGGAAAGTCGGGGCAGGTGGCAGGCCCTGACAACTCCCTGCATTCCCAGCCTTCAAACGCCATCATGAACGCCCTGGGCAAGGCCGGGTGGAGCACTGCGGACCTGGATTTCATCGAGATCAACGAGGCCTTTGGCTCCGTGGCCGTGCAGTCCCTCAAGGACCTGGACTACTCCTTGGAGAAGTGCAACATCCACGGCGGAGCCATCGCACTGGGGCACCCCATTGGGGCATCGGGAGCACGGCTGGCGGCCCACGCCGCCCATGAGCTGAAACGGCGCGGAACGGGCAAAGCTGCGGTATCCCTCTGCGGCGGGGGCGGGCAGGGCGAAGCCCTCCTGCTCTACCGCGACTGA
- a CDS encoding aminoacyl-tRNA deacylase, whose translation MAAPTRNGTDGVGRERFLADAAARGLQVEVVERPAAKSLEEAAGILGISPADIVKSLVVKHKDGTFLFALIPGDRQISWPKLRALVGVNKLSLPPADTALEATGYERGTITPLGSTISWPVYADATITGRRISMGAGAHGYSAFVDADALTQALDAVVADISDPA comes from the coding sequence ATGGCGGCCCCAACCCGAAACGGGACGGACGGCGTCGGACGGGAACGCTTCCTGGCCGACGCCGCGGCCCGCGGCCTGCAGGTTGAGGTGGTGGAGCGCCCCGCGGCGAAAAGCCTCGAAGAGGCCGCGGGCATCCTGGGCATCAGCCCGGCTGACATCGTCAAGTCCCTGGTGGTCAAGCACAAGGACGGCACCTTCCTGTTCGCCCTGATCCCGGGCGACCGGCAGATCTCCTGGCCCAAGCTCCGGGCCCTGGTGGGAGTCAACAAGCTGTCCCTCCCGCCCGCGGACACCGCCCTGGAGGCCACCGGTTACGAACGGGGCACCATCACACCGTTGGGGAGCACCATTTCCTGGCCGGTCTATGCCGACGCCACCATCACCGGACGCCGGATCTCCATGGGAGCCGGCGCCCATGGCTACAGCGCCTTCGTCGACGCCGACGCCCTGACCCAAGCATTGGACGCCGTCGTAGCGGACATCAGCGACCCCGCCTAA
- a CDS encoding LuxR C-terminal-related transcriptional regulator, with protein MNTTQGTGAGGARPANSVRVVIVDDHAIFRSGLKADLDSSIQVVGEAATVEQAIAVIAQQRPDVVLLDVHLPGGLGGGGREVIAGSAALLATTRFLALSVSDAAEDVVAVIRAGARGYVTKTISGAEITDAVFRVAGGDAVFSPRLAGFVLDAFGTAPADIADDELDRLSARELEVMRLIARGYSYKEVAKELFISIKTVETHVSAVLRKLQLSSRHELTKWAAERRLL; from the coding sequence ATGAACACCACCCAGGGGACAGGTGCCGGAGGTGCCCGCCCGGCCAACTCCGTGCGGGTTGTCATTGTGGATGATCACGCCATCTTCCGGTCCGGACTCAAAGCGGACCTGGATTCCAGCATTCAGGTGGTGGGTGAGGCTGCCACTGTTGAACAGGCCATCGCCGTGATCGCCCAGCAGCGCCCCGACGTCGTCCTCCTGGATGTCCACCTTCCCGGCGGACTGGGCGGCGGCGGGCGGGAGGTCATCGCGGGCTCCGCCGCACTCCTTGCCACCACCCGCTTCCTGGCCTTAAGCGTCTCCGACGCGGCAGAGGATGTGGTGGCCGTGATCCGCGCCGGCGCCCGCGGCTACGTCACCAAGACCATCTCCGGGGCCGAGATCACCGACGCCGTGTTCCGTGTGGCTGGCGGCGACGCCGTCTTCTCCCCGCGCCTTGCCGGGTTCGTCCTGGACGCTTTCGGCACCGCTCCCGCGGATATTGCCGACGACGAGCTGGACAGGCTCTCCGCCCGTGAGCTCGAGGTCATGCGCCTCATTGCCCGGGGCTACAGCTACAAGGAGGTGGCCAAGGAGCTCTTCATCAGCATCAAGACGGTGGAGACCCACGTTTCAGCAGTGCTGCGCAAGCTCCAGCTCTCAAGCCGCCATGAACTGACCAAGTGGGCCGCCGAGCGCCGCCTCCTTTAA
- the nusG gene encoding transcription termination/antitermination protein NusG codes for MSEQELEVTETGLEESPDVTAEAGEESEVESSTPEFDDAASDDAEAAEGDASDADGEDEPADALAAAAATAAVDPAEEFKAKLRRQEGDWYVIHSYAGYENRVKANLETRIQTLDMEDYIFEIQVPMEEVVEIKNAQRKVINRVRIPGYVLVRMDLTDASWGAVRHTPGVTGFVGNAHNPVPLRLDEVFSMLAPVFEEEQAEKGKPVNKQNQAPVAVDFEVGESVIVKEGPFETLPATISEIKPESQTLVVLVSIFERETPVTLAFNQVTKI; via the coding sequence GTGTCTGAGCAGGAGCTCGAGGTAACCGAGACGGGGCTGGAAGAATCCCCGGACGTCACGGCAGAAGCCGGTGAAGAGTCCGAGGTTGAGTCCTCCACGCCCGAATTCGACGACGCCGCCTCCGACGATGCAGAAGCCGCCGAAGGCGACGCTTCAGACGCTGACGGGGAAGACGAGCCCGCCGACGCCCTTGCCGCCGCGGCAGCAACCGCAGCCGTGGACCCCGCAGAGGAGTTCAAGGCCAAGCTGCGCCGCCAGGAAGGTGACTGGTACGTCATCCACTCCTACGCCGGTTACGAAAACCGGGTGAAGGCCAACCTTGAAACCCGCATCCAGACCCTCGACATGGAAGATTACATCTTCGAAATCCAGGTGCCCATGGAAGAAGTCGTGGAGATCAAGAACGCCCAGCGCAAGGTGATCAACCGCGTCCGCATCCCCGGCTACGTCCTGGTCCGGATGGACCTGACCGACGCTTCCTGGGGCGCCGTCCGCCACACGCCCGGCGTCACCGGCTTCGTGGGCAACGCCCACAACCCGGTCCCGCTGCGCCTGGACGAGGTCTTCTCCATGCTCGCCCCTGTCTTCGAAGAGGAGCAGGCCGAGAAGGGCAAGCCGGTCAACAAGCAGAACCAGGCTCCCGTGGCCGTCGATTTCGAGGTCGGCGAGTCCGTCATCGTCAAGGAAGGCCCCTTCGAGACCCTTCCCGCCACGATCTCCGAGATCAAGCCCGAGTCCCAGACCCTCGTGGTGCTGGTCTCCATCTTCGAGCGCGAAACGCCCGTCACCCTGGCGTTCAACCAGGTCACCAAGATCTGA
- the rplK gene encoding 50S ribosomal protein L11 produces MAPKKKVTGLIKLQIQAGAANPAPPIGPALGQHGVNIMEFCKAYNAATEAQRGNVIPVEITVYEDRSFTFITKTPPAAELIKKAAGVAKGSATPHTVKVAKLTQAQVNEIASTKMEDLNATSLEGAAKIIAGTARSMGITVEG; encoded by the coding sequence TTGGCTCCCAAGAAGAAGGTCACCGGCCTCATCAAGCTGCAGATCCAGGCAGGTGCCGCCAACCCGGCCCCGCCGATCGGTCCTGCGCTTGGCCAGCACGGTGTCAACATCATGGAATTCTGCAAGGCGTACAACGCTGCGACGGAAGCCCAGCGCGGAAACGTCATCCCCGTGGAAATCACGGTCTACGAGGACCGTTCCTTCACGTTCATCACCAAGACCCCGCCGGCTGCAGAACTCATCAAGAAGGCTGCAGGCGTCGCCAAGGGTTCAGCAACCCCGCACACCGTCAAGGTTGCCAAGCTGACCCAGGCCCAGGTCAACGAGATCGCCTCCACCAAGATGGAAGACCTCAACGCCACCAGCCTCGAAGGCGCAGCGAAGATCATCGCCGGCACCGCCCGCTCCATGGGTATCACCGTCGAGGGCTAG
- the secE gene encoding preprotein translocase subunit SecE, whose protein sequence is MSEDQVTETAASSSKGRPAKKEAKANFFARIALFVRQIIGELKKVVAPTRKELINYTLVVLVFVAIMMVIVSLLDIGFGTAVSWIFGGTGPKDS, encoded by the coding sequence ATGAGCGAGGACCAGGTGACCGAAACAGCTGCCAGCAGCTCCAAGGGCCGCCCAGCTAAGAAGGAAGCCAAGGCAAACTTCTTCGCCCGCATTGCACTCTTTGTCCGCCAGATTATTGGCGAGCTGAAGAAGGTTGTTGCCCCCACCCGCAAGGAACTGATCAACTACACGCTCGTGGTGCTGGTGTTCGTGGCCATCATGATGGTCATCGTCAGCCTGCTGGACATCGGTTTCGGAACCGCTGTCAGCTGGATCTTCGGCGGCACCGGCCCCAAGGACAGCTAA
- a CDS encoding pyridoxal phosphate-dependent aminotransferase, with the protein MSAARVSQRISAIAESATLAVDAKAKALKAAGRPVIGFGAGEPDFPTPDYIVQAAIEAASQPKYHRYSPAGGLPELKKAIAEKTLRDSGYQVDPSQVLVTNGGKQAVYNTFATLVDPGDEVIVPTPFWTTYPEAIRLAGGVPVEVFAGPEQDYLVTVEQLEAAVTDRTKILLFVSPSNPTGAVYSPEQVAEIGKWAAAKGLWVVTDEIYEHLTYDGVPFTSIATAASELGDKVVILNGVAKTYAMTGWRVGWMIGPADVIKAATNLQSHATSNVSNIMQIAALAAVSGPLTAVDDMKVAFDRRRKAIVAGLNAIDGVECPTPKGAFYVYADVRALLGKEFPTASGTARPQTSAELASLILDEVEVAVVPGEAFGPSGYLRLSYALGDEDLATGVQRLQDFLGKAQ; encoded by the coding sequence ATGTCTGCCGCCCGCGTTTCCCAACGCATTTCCGCAATTGCCGAATCCGCAACCCTGGCCGTCGACGCCAAGGCCAAGGCGCTGAAGGCAGCCGGCCGGCCCGTTATTGGTTTCGGCGCGGGCGAACCCGACTTCCCCACTCCGGACTACATTGTGCAGGCCGCCATCGAGGCCGCCAGCCAGCCGAAGTACCACCGCTACTCCCCCGCCGGCGGCCTGCCTGAGCTGAAGAAGGCCATTGCCGAGAAGACGCTGCGTGATTCCGGCTACCAGGTGGATCCGTCCCAGGTCCTGGTGACCAACGGCGGCAAGCAGGCCGTGTACAACACCTTCGCCACCCTGGTGGACCCGGGCGACGAAGTCATCGTTCCCACCCCGTTCTGGACCACGTACCCGGAGGCCATCCGGCTCGCCGGCGGCGTCCCCGTGGAGGTTTTCGCCGGACCCGAACAGGACTACCTGGTAACGGTGGAACAGCTCGAAGCAGCCGTGACGGACCGCACCAAGATCCTGCTGTTCGTCTCGCCGTCGAACCCCACCGGCGCCGTCTACTCCCCTGAACAGGTTGCGGAGATCGGCAAGTGGGCCGCCGCCAAGGGCCTGTGGGTGGTCACGGACGAGATCTATGAGCACCTGACCTACGACGGCGTGCCGTTCACGTCAATCGCCACCGCAGCCTCCGAACTGGGCGACAAGGTGGTCATCCTCAACGGCGTCGCCAAGACCTACGCCATGACCGGGTGGCGCGTCGGCTGGATGATCGGCCCGGCAGACGTCATCAAGGCAGCCACCAACCTGCAGTCGCACGCCACCTCCAATGTCTCCAACATCATGCAGATCGCCGCACTCGCCGCGGTGTCCGGTCCGCTAACCGCCGTGGACGACATGAAGGTTGCCTTTGACCGCCGCCGCAAGGCGATCGTCGCCGGCCTGAACGCGATCGACGGGGTGGAATGCCCGACGCCGAAGGGCGCCTTCTACGTGTACGCGGACGTGCGTGCGCTGCTGGGCAAGGAGTTCCCGACGGCGTCCGGCACCGCAAGGCCGCAGACCTCCGCCGAGCTGGCCTCGCTCATCCTTGACGAGGTTGAGGTGGCAGTGGTTCCGGGCGAAGCCTTTGGCCCCTCCGGCTACCTGCGCCTCTCCTATGCGCTTGGCGATGAAGACCTCGCCACGGGCGTCCAGCGCCTGCAGGACTTCCTGGGCAAGGCCCAGTAG
- the rplJ gene encoding 50S ribosomal protein L10 yields the protein MATPTKVSAVAEITNDFKESNAAVLTEYRGLTVAQLKQLRVSLGQDTKFAVVKNTLTAIAAKEAGVEAFDGQLAGPTAIAFIKGDAVAAAKSLTDFAKANKQLVIKTGYFEGKALDATEVAALAALESRELQLAKVAGVLKAPAAAAARIIDALRLKLEEENGAPAAAEAPAAEEAPAAEAEAAAEAPAAEEN from the coding sequence ATGGCAACGCCTACCAAGGTTTCAGCAGTAGCTGAGATCACTAACGATTTCAAGGAATCGAACGCCGCTGTCCTGACCGAATACCGCGGGCTCACCGTTGCACAGCTCAAGCAGCTGCGTGTTTCTCTCGGCCAGGACACCAAGTTCGCGGTCGTCAAGAACACCCTGACCGCCATTGCAGCCAAGGAAGCCGGCGTCGAAGCATTCGACGGCCAGCTTGCCGGCCCCACTGCAATCGCGTTCATCAAGGGTGACGCAGTTGCCGCTGCCAAGAGCCTGACGGATTTTGCCAAGGCCAACAAGCAGCTGGTCATCAAGACCGGTTACTTCGAGGGCAAGGCGCTGGACGCCACCGAGGTTGCCGCACTTGCTGCCCTCGAGTCCCGTGAGCTGCAGCTCGCCAAGGTTGCAGGTGTCCTCAAGGCCCCCGCTGCCGCAGCCGCACGCATCATCGACGCACTGCGCCTCAAGCTTGAAGAAGAGAACGGTGCACCGGCAGCTGCCGAAGCGCCCGCCGCTGAAGAAGCCCCTGCCGCTGAAGCTGAAGCTGCCGCTGAAGCTCCCGCTGCCGAAGAGAACTAA
- the rplL gene encoding 50S ribosomal protein L7/L12, whose protein sequence is MAKLSNEELIEAFKELTIIELSEFVKLFEETFEVTAAAVAVAGPAGAAAEEVEEKTDFDVVLEAAGDKKIAVIKEVRAITSLGLKEAKDLVDSAPKAVLEGATKEAAEKAKEQLEAAGATVTLK, encoded by the coding sequence ATGGCGAAGCTCAGCAACGAAGAGCTCATTGAAGCTTTCAAGGAACTGACCATCATCGAGCTCTCCGAGTTCGTCAAGCTCTTCGAAGAGACCTTCGAAGTTACCGCCGCTGCTGTTGCAGTTGCTGGCCCCGCCGGCGCTGCTGCTGAAGAGGTTGAAGAGAAGACTGACTTCGACGTCGTCCTCGAAGCTGCCGGTGACAAGAAGATCGCAGTCATCAAGGAAGTTCGCGCCATCACCTCCCTCGGCCTCAAGGAAGCCAAGGACCTGGTTGACAGCGCACCGAAGGCTGTTCTCGAAGGCGCCACCAAGGAAGCTGCCGAGAAGGCCAAGGAGCAGCTCGAGGCTGCAGGCGCCACCGTTACCCTCAAGTAA